A portion of the Marinobacter alexandrii genome contains these proteins:
- a CDS encoding zinc dependent phospholipase C family protein, with protein sequence MRAFLVFFTVLIPIFSWGEKSWGFFAHQKINRLAVFTLPPEMIGFYKENIQFVTEKAVNPDMRRNVIKEEAARHYIDVDVYGDSAVYKMPRYWNDAVEKYTEDTLQAYGIVPYHINRMSFWLIKAFQDKNAEQILRLSSDMGHYIADANVPLHTTENYNGQLSGQYGIHGFWESRLPELFVENYDLLSGKAKYIENIQLRAWDAVVNAHEALDSVLLFEKQLTKRYPESKKYGYEERGQSTIRTYSYDFSEDYHRKLNGMVERQMRASIKMVGDVWFSCWVKAGQPDLSDLIEKGVELQDSTFVIDTSVKLRNHEAGIGEN encoded by the coding sequence ATGAGAGCTTTCCTCGTATTTTTTACTGTGTTGATACCCATCTTTTCTTGGGGAGAAAAGAGCTGGGGATTTTTTGCGCATCAAAAAATAAATCGATTGGCGGTATTTACTCTTCCTCCAGAAATGATTGGCTTTTATAAGGAGAACATTCAATTCGTGACTGAGAAAGCTGTCAATCCTGACATGCGGCGTAACGTAATAAAAGAAGAAGCAGCTAGACACTATATTGATGTGGATGTATATGGAGATTCTGCTGTTTATAAAATGCCCAGGTATTGGAATGATGCTGTTGAAAAGTACACAGAAGATACACTGCAGGCATATGGCATTGTCCCTTATCATATCAACCGAATGTCATTTTGGCTGATAAAGGCCTTTCAGGATAAAAATGCTGAACAAATTTTAAGACTCTCATCTGACATGGGGCATTATATCGCAGATGCAAATGTGCCTCTTCATACTACGGAAAATTACAATGGACAATTGAGTGGTCAGTATGGCATTCATGGTTTTTGGGAATCAAGGTTGCCCGAATTGTTTGTAGAGAACTACGACCTACTTTCTGGAAAAGCAAAGTACATTGAAAATATTCAGCTACGTGCTTGGGATGCCGTAGTAAATGCACATGAAGCTCTGGATTCGGTTCTATTGTTTGAAAAACAATTGACAAAAAGGTATCCGGAATCGAAAAAATATGGATATGAAGAGCGCGGACAATCAACTATCCGTACCTATAGCTATGATTTCTCCGAAGATTATCACAGAAAGCTAAATGGTATGGTCGAACGACAAATGCGAGCCTCCATCAAGATGGTAGGAGATGTTTGGTTTAGCTGCTGGGTAAAGGCAGGACAACCAGATTTGTCTGATTTGATAGAGAAGGGGGTGGAGCTTCAGGATTCTACATTTGTCATAGATACAAGTGTGAAATTGAGAAATCATGAAGCTGGAATAGGAGAGAATTGA
- the queG gene encoding tRNA epoxyqueuosine(34) reductase QueG, whose translation MGSPLNALNAQKIKLTASELGFSFCGISKAEFLEEEAPKLEEWLKRDYHGKMNYLENHFEKRLDPTKLVPGAKSVVSLVYNYFPEKNHSQSAPKIAKYAYGQDYHFVVKDKLKEFMSRIHDEIGEVDGRVFVDSAPVHERAWAAKSGIGWIGKNSLLLNREMGSFFFLAELIIDLELEADGPMRDYCGTCTACQDACPTDAIPEPYVVDGSRCISYLTIELKDEVPTSFKDKMEGWAFGCDICQDVCPWNRFSKPHNEPAFEPQGWEDFSKQEWQELTKDVFQKVFKKSAVKRTKFEGLKRNINFIFKKIN comes from the coding sequence ATGGGTAGCCCTTTGAATGCGTTGAATGCACAAAAGATCAAGTTAACAGCCAGTGAGCTTGGGTTTAGTTTTTGCGGAATATCAAAGGCTGAGTTTCTGGAAGAAGAAGCTCCTAAGCTAGAAGAATGGTTAAAGCGAGACTACCATGGCAAAATGAACTATCTCGAAAATCATTTTGAAAAAAGACTAGACCCGACCAAGTTAGTGCCTGGAGCAAAGTCAGTAGTCTCTCTTGTCTATAATTACTTCCCAGAAAAAAATCATTCACAAAGCGCTCCAAAGATTGCAAAATATGCGTACGGCCAGGATTATCATTTTGTGGTAAAAGACAAATTGAAAGAATTCATGTCTAGAATTCACGATGAAATAGGTGAAGTAGACGGACGAGTGTTTGTGGATTCAGCGCCAGTACATGAGCGAGCCTGGGCTGCAAAAAGCGGCATTGGATGGATTGGGAAAAATTCATTACTCCTAAATAGAGAAATGGGTAGCTTTTTCTTTTTAGCAGAGCTGATCATCGATTTGGAACTAGAGGCAGATGGGCCCATGCGAGATTATTGTGGCACTTGCACCGCTTGCCAGGATGCCTGCCCGACAGATGCTATTCCAGAACCCTATGTTGTTGATGGCAGTCGGTGTATCTCCTATTTAACCATTGAACTTAAAGATGAGGTTCCTACATCGTTTAAAGATAAAATGGAAGGCTGGGCATTTGGGTGTGACATCTGTCAGGATGTTTGTCCTTGGAATCGGTTTTCAAAACCTCACAATGAACCAGCTTTCGAGCCTCAAGGTTGGGAAGATTTTTCAAAGCAAGAATGGCAGGAACTCACCAAAGACGTCTTTCAAAAAGTATTCAAGAAGTCCGCCGTTAAACGTACAAAGTTTGAAGGATTGAAGAGGAATATTAATTTTATTTTCAAAAAAATAAATTGA
- the ruvB gene encoding Holliday junction branch migration DNA helicase RuvB: MREDYLQADSEGMESSEKEFEKALRPLSFSDFTGQQKVVDNLKIFVEAAKQRTEPLDHVLLHGPPGLGKTTLSFIIANELQSNIKVTSGPVLDKASELAGLLTNLEAHDVLFIDEIHRLNPVVEEYLYSAMEDYRIDIMLDSGPNARSVQIELNPFTLIGATTRSGLLTSPLRARFGINSRLEYYDSKLLTSIVGRSADILNSIIDEEAAYEIARRSRGTPRIANNLLRRTRDFAQIKGDGAITLDISKMALKALDVDDHGLDEMDNRILSTIINKFKGGPVGLSTIATACSEESETIEEVYEPFLIQEGYIKRTSRGREATELAYKHLGEIPPNKTGSLF; encoded by the coding sequence ATGAGAGAAGACTACTTACAAGCGGACAGTGAAGGCATGGAATCCTCCGAAAAGGAATTTGAGAAAGCGCTTAGGCCGCTATCATTTTCTGATTTCACTGGTCAACAAAAAGTAGTTGATAATCTTAAGATTTTCGTGGAAGCTGCAAAGCAGCGAACAGAGCCCTTAGATCATGTTCTTCTACACGGTCCTCCTGGCTTGGGCAAAACAACGCTTTCTTTCATTATAGCAAATGAGCTTCAATCAAATATTAAAGTGACATCTGGGCCAGTTCTTGATAAAGCAAGCGAACTAGCCGGATTGCTTACTAATCTAGAAGCTCATGACGTGCTTTTTATTGATGAGATACATCGTCTCAATCCTGTCGTAGAAGAATATCTATACTCGGCTATGGAAGACTACCGTATAGATATCATGCTCGACTCAGGACCTAATGCAAGATCAGTTCAGATCGAATTGAATCCCTTTACATTGATTGGGGCTACCACTCGATCCGGACTTTTGACTTCTCCTCTACGAGCACGATTCGGGATAAATTCCCGGCTAGAGTATTATGACTCTAAATTACTTACCTCAATTGTTGGTAGATCTGCTGATATCCTCAATTCTATTATTGATGAAGAGGCTGCTTACGAAATTGCTAGAAGAAGCAGAGGAACCCCACGTATTGCAAATAATTTACTACGTCGAACAAGAGATTTTGCTCAGATCAAAGGTGATGGTGCTATTACGCTTGATATTTCGAAGATGGCTCTCAAAGCACTGGATGTGGACGATCATGGTCTGGATGAAATGGACAACAGGATACTCTCTACCATCATCAATAAATTCAAAGGCGGACCAGTAGGCCTTAGTACAATAGCCACAGCGTGTAGCGAAGAATCTGAAACTATAGAAGAGGTCTATGAGCCTTTTCTGATTCAAGAAGGATATATCAAACGAACTTCCAGAGGAAGAGAAGCCACAGAATTGGCTTATAAGCATCTTGGTGAAATTCCTCCGAATAAAACTGGATCTCTTTTTTAA
- the mscL gene encoding large-conductance mechanosensitive channel protein MscL, with the protein MLKEFKTFIMKGNILDLAVAVIIGAAFKTVISSFVNDILMPPIGMALGGVDFTDLKFALTEASEGVEAVTINYGVFIQTVIDFVIIAFVIFMVIKGYNSMQKKKEEAPAEPPAPSNEEVLLGEIRDLLKK; encoded by the coding sequence ATGCTAAAAGAATTTAAGACCTTTATTATGAAAGGCAACATCCTGGACTTGGCTGTTGCGGTAATAATCGGAGCGGCCTTTAAAACCGTAATATCCTCATTCGTAAATGACATCTTAATGCCTCCTATTGGAATGGCACTAGGTGGCGTTGATTTTACGGATTTGAAGTTTGCTTTGACGGAAGCTTCAGAAGGCGTGGAAGCTGTCACTATAAATTACGGAGTGTTTATTCAAACCGTCATTGATTTTGTAATTATTGCTTTCGTGATTTTTATGGTAATCAAGGGCTATAACAGTATGCAGAAGAAAAAAGAAGAAGCACCTGCTGAGCCGCCAGCACCTTCAAATGAGGAAGTACTCTTAGGAGAAATTAGAGATTTGCTTAAAAAGTAA
- a CDS encoding transporter substrate-binding domain-containing protein, translated as MKIHLIVVLLCLLSIQSYSQSFTGDTWATARETGQASIVVTYAEVPKYSEMINGQPSGICFEIMDHFEDFVESRYGIQLNVQYKSIEDPTNWGAFMESVRSSSGGVFGLGDVSITEDRKLQYNFSPPYLSNVAILVTNKDVTNLSSIEKIHSEFSGMTAIVQRGSSHDKRIQKLQKLYGGFDISYVDNSADKITKVLSSPRNFTYIDFPNYLESVLDGVNIKRHGEGDDAGEKFGILMPKNSDWNVVMQSFFRSNGGYTLSDQYRESLRNNLGEKILRLTDALAAKD; from the coding sequence ATGAAAATTCATTTGATAGTAGTTTTATTGTGCCTTTTAAGTATTCAATCATATTCGCAAAGCTTTACTGGAGATACCTGGGCTACAGCTAGGGAAACGGGACAAGCCAGCATAGTGGTGACTTATGCTGAAGTTCCGAAGTATTCAGAAATGATTAATGGCCAGCCATCTGGGATTTGTTTTGAGATAATGGATCATTTTGAAGATTTTGTTGAATCTAGGTATGGAATTCAATTAAATGTTCAATATAAGTCTATCGAAGATCCAACCAATTGGGGAGCTTTCATGGAGTCAGTAAGATCAAGTTCTGGAGGCGTTTTTGGACTTGGAGATGTATCTATAACAGAAGACAGAAAATTACAATACAATTTTAGCCCACCATACCTTTCCAATGTTGCTATACTCGTAACCAATAAGGATGTGACAAACCTTTCTTCAATAGAAAAAATTCACTCTGAGTTTTCAGGGATGACAGCTATTGTTCAAAGGGGATCTTCTCATGATAAAAGGATACAAAAGCTTCAGAAATTATATGGAGGTTTTGATATTTCTTACGTCGACAATTCAGCAGATAAAATCACAAAGGTTCTATCATCTCCGCGCAACTTCACCTACATTGATTTCCCCAATTACCTTGAAAGTGTATTGGATGGTGTGAACATAAAGCGACATGGAGAAGGTGATGATGCTGGAGAGAAATTTGGAATCCTGATGCCTAAAAACAGTGATTGGAATGTTGTTATGCAGTCCTTCTTTAGATCTAATGGAGGTTACACTTTAAGTGATCAATACCGAGAATCCTTGCGAAACAATCTGGGAGAAAAGATCTTAAGACTTACAGATGCGCTTGCCGCAAAGGATTAG
- a CDS encoding helix-turn-helix domain-containing protein, whose translation MIFFVLNWVAIYDGITFLIAIQFLFISILHLTIGERSNNYLAAIALILALGFAPFSIWKLIDSHVVFQVIFGARISILTAPLFFLLIQLKFGHTNQQVKRHLIFPILYIAFFSSIKYFSTHYQNYHSVYQQTVFLVPTIYFGMYFWMARKMLIANYQKRKHQFLIWLYVLFFPLTITFDLLHLIPLWIYKLDPTLAEGFSPLILEIMSYSLTIFYVFFLFYSAAQLDFNKILEKKIDTNQKYPANIDLVFYKIVADDYFKNPSFNLSLASSQFGIPEKKLSEFVQAIYKTTFKEFINTTRVEEFKKIMSLPGNPDKFSIEGMAQLCGFGSRASFYRVFKRKEGMTPYQYFSKKS comes from the coding sequence ATGATATTTTTCGTATTGAACTGGGTTGCAATCTATGACGGAATAACCTTCTTGATTGCAATTCAATTCTTGTTTATTAGTATTCTCCATTTAACTATAGGCGAAAGGAGCAATAATTACTTGGCTGCAATTGCACTCATTTTGGCACTCGGTTTTGCACCTTTTTCTATATGGAAGCTCATTGATAGTCATGTAGTGTTTCAGGTAATCTTTGGTGCTAGAATAAGTATATTGACAGCCCCACTATTCTTTTTGCTAATTCAGTTGAAGTTTGGACATACAAACCAACAAGTCAAAAGACATCTTATTTTTCCCATTTTGTACATTGCTTTTTTTTCTTCCATTAAGTATTTCTCAACTCACTATCAGAATTATCACTCAGTATATCAGCAAACTGTTTTTTTAGTACCTACAATTTATTTTGGAATGTACTTCTGGATGGCAAGAAAGATGTTAATCGCTAACTATCAAAAAAGAAAACATCAATTCTTGATTTGGTTGTATGTCTTGTTTTTCCCACTTACAATTACTTTTGATCTGCTTCACTTGATACCTCTATGGATCTATAAGCTTGATCCAACACTAGCAGAAGGCTTTTCTCCATTAATTCTCGAGATTATGAGTTACAGCCTTACTATTTTCTATGTTTTCTTTCTCTTCTATTCAGCAGCCCAACTTGACTTCAATAAAATTCTGGAAAAGAAGATAGATACTAACCAAAAATATCCAGCCAATATCGATTTAGTTTTTTATAAAATTGTTGCAGATGACTATTTTAAGAATCCCTCATTTAACCTATCATTAGCTAGTAGTCAATTTGGTATTCCTGAAAAAAAGCTCTCTGAATTTGTACAAGCAATATACAAAACCACATTCAAAGAATTTATCAATACTACTCGAGTTGAAGAATTCAAAAAAATTATGAGCCTGCCTGGAAATCCCGACAAATTCAGCATAGAAGGGATGGCGCAACTATGCGGTTTTGGTTCGAGAGCTTCTTTTTACAGAGTGTTTAAACGGAAAGAAGGGATGACTCCTTATCAGTATTTCTCTAAAAAATCGTAA
- the ilvA gene encoding threonine ammonia-lyase IlvA: protein MEVKEHVISLDSVKAAASTLKGVAAYTPLLPSLNYSSFFQANILMKREDLQPVRSYKIRGAFNKMQSLSPQELANGVVCASAGNHAQGVALSCQKLQTKGVIFMPSTTPMQKVEQVRMFGKEYVEIQLEGDTFDQAKEIALLFSKSRNASFIHPFDDLKVIEGQATIGLELLEQVSQPIDYLLLPIGGGGLAAGVGSVIKTLSPSTKIIGVEPLGAPSMQHALDYGENTPLDHIDKFVDGAAVQQVGDLTFAICKEIIDEVITVPEGEICKTMLELYNRDAIVVEPAGALTISALSQLSNKIKGTNVVCLVSGSNNDITRMEEIKERALLFEGLKHYFVVRFPQRAGALKEFVAEILGPKDDITHFEYTKKNSREKGAAVVGIELKDKRDLLSLIDRMKRKRFFGEYLNDQPDLLNLIV, encoded by the coding sequence ATGGAAGTAAAAGAACACGTTATTAGTTTAGATAGTGTAAAAGCCGCAGCATCTACTTTAAAAGGAGTTGCGGCTTACACTCCTCTATTGCCAAGCCTAAACTACTCCTCTTTCTTTCAGGCAAACATTCTGATGAAAAGAGAGGATTTACAGCCAGTGAGATCTTATAAGATCAGAGGTGCTTTTAACAAAATGCAATCTCTATCCCCACAAGAGTTGGCCAATGGAGTAGTCTGCGCAAGCGCAGGCAATCATGCGCAGGGAGTAGCACTTTCCTGTCAAAAACTCCAGACAAAAGGAGTCATATTCATGCCATCGACCACTCCAATGCAAAAGGTGGAGCAGGTGCGAATGTTTGGGAAAGAATATGTGGAAATCCAATTAGAGGGAGACACATTTGATCAAGCGAAGGAAATTGCCCTGCTATTTTCTAAATCAAGAAATGCATCATTCATTCATCCTTTTGACGACCTAAAAGTCATCGAAGGCCAAGCCACAATAGGGTTGGAATTGCTGGAACAAGTATCTCAACCCATTGACTATCTATTGCTTCCTATTGGTGGTGGTGGACTGGCAGCTGGTGTAGGCTCAGTCATTAAAACACTCTCCCCATCAACGAAGATTATTGGGGTAGAGCCATTGGGAGCGCCATCTATGCAGCATGCCTTAGACTATGGTGAAAATACTCCTCTGGATCACATAGATAAGTTTGTAGATGGAGCAGCTGTACAGCAGGTCGGCGATCTCACTTTTGCGATTTGCAAAGAGATTATAGATGAAGTGATAACTGTGCCTGAAGGGGAAATTTGCAAAACTATGCTAGAGTTATACAATCGAGATGCCATAGTCGTGGAGCCGGCGGGAGCCCTTACTATCTCTGCTCTGAGTCAGCTTTCCAATAAGATTAAGGGAACAAATGTGGTATGTCTTGTTAGCGGTAGCAACAACGACATTACACGAATGGAAGAAATCAAAGAAAGAGCACTTCTATTCGAAGGACTTAAGCATTACTTCGTAGTGCGGTTCCCCCAGCGTGCAGGAGCTTTAAAAGAGTTTGTCGCTGAAATTCTGGGACCTAAAGATGACATTACTCATTTTGAGTATACCAAAAAGAATTCGCGTGAAAAAGGAGCTGCGGTAGTAGGAATTGAGCTAAAGGATAAAAGAGACCTCTTGTCACTTATCGATAGAATGAAGCGGAAACGTTTCTTCGGAGAATATCTTAATGATCAACCAGATCTTCTGAATTTGATTGTTTAA
- a CDS encoding FAD:protein FMN transferase — protein MNKKALLIFGIGLAVTFLIFSYLRKDDPRLYHITGQTMGTIIYNVKYVGQEIEDLDADIAKELVAFNQSLSTYIPTSEISILNKEGQFTFQSDFFLPILQKSREIYESTYRTFDPSIGPLVQAWGFGPDKNIPNIDSAAVDSLKQIIGYDQVSFDEKAIQMPKNFQLDFSAIAKGYAVDAVGGLLEAKGLKNYLVEIGGEVRCRGNNSEEKSWSLGIEDPTVNQDEQRLMAIVRLRDKSLATSGNYRNYYEKDGKIHAHIIDPRTGYTANHNLLSASVFAEDCMSADAYATAFMVLGMEQSQQIIEGRNIDAILLYRSEDGQVKSYVSEGIRPFLEMNKAE, from the coding sequence ATGAATAAAAAGGCGCTACTCATTTTTGGAATCGGGCTGGCGGTCACTTTCCTCATTTTTTCTTATCTCCGAAAGGATGATCCAAGACTCTACCATATTACCGGGCAAACGATGGGGACAATTATCTATAATGTCAAATATGTAGGTCAGGAAATTGAGGATCTAGACGCTGATATTGCAAAGGAACTGGTCGCTTTCAATCAGTCGCTTTCAACCTATATTCCCACCTCTGAAATATCAATCTTAAACAAGGAAGGGCAATTCACTTTTCAGTCAGACTTTTTTTTACCAATCCTTCAAAAGAGTAGAGAGATTTATGAGTCTACCTACAGGACTTTCGATCCAAGTATCGGCCCACTAGTTCAAGCATGGGGGTTCGGTCCGGATAAAAATATTCCAAATATTGATTCTGCTGCAGTAGATTCATTAAAACAAATTATCGGGTATGATCAAGTTTCATTTGATGAAAAAGCTATTCAAATGCCTAAAAATTTTCAACTTGATTTTAGTGCTATAGCAAAAGGTTATGCTGTGGATGCAGTAGGGGGGTTGCTGGAAGCAAAAGGTCTTAAAAATTATTTGGTTGAAATTGGAGGAGAGGTAAGGTGTCGAGGAAACAATAGTGAAGAAAAATCCTGGTCTTTAGGGATAGAAGATCCCACAGTTAATCAGGATGAACAGCGATTGATGGCAATAGTACGACTGAGAGATAAATCTTTGGCTACATCTGGTAACTACCGGAATTATTATGAAAAAGATGGAAAAATACATGCGCACATAATTGACCCGAGAACGGGCTATACTGCAAATCATAATTTATTGAGCGCATCTGTGTTTGCAGAAGATTGTATGAGTGCAGACGCATATGCTACGGCATTTATGGTTTTAGGAATGGAGCAATCTCAACAAATTATAGAAGGTAGAAATATTGATGCGATTCTGCTTTACAGGTCGGAAGATGGCCAGGTGAAAAGCTATGTTTCTGAAGGAATAAGACCTTTTTTAGAAATGAATAAAGCTGAATGA
- a CDS encoding methyl-accepting chemotaxis protein, whose translation MFDKKLSLSNSTIGKKIRVSFILIITINVIYGIYTFFTLSKSIDVLDKVNNEINRSVDTINEFRNIVENSRSYATNWVYVSKYEKDKEKLREIHNNAYPILKKKLLTQIDSTSKASSIDQILASTVASYDSILVSQKTIVEILHSEEEYADIINVLISEELLERNIIPKSGILVERVNEILTQKKQELSSITSDMESSFNSLNFMILILSIIGTVIAILIANWLSKNITNPLKTLQEKVSLMSEGIITDSISIKSEDEIGKMSRGINSLIESFERLSTFSSEIEKGNLEAEFSARSSQDVLGNSLISMRNNLKKVIDDTNEVVRMAGEEGVLSAKIDTSDKQGAWRDLSVAINNLLASISSPMLLLNDITLAMSKGDLTKKYDRLEKGEIFNLTDSLNKAIIELNNLLNKISKNSDIVDQSSGEMLSVSEEMNTNTKEIASAIGEISSGAQNQVTQVDEVSSLIEGILKSSNDMEERATAINVAAKVGFESGEKGREMIENISNSINQIAIYGEKTNASIDVLTGRSKEITRVLDVISEIASQTNLLALNAAIEAAQAGDAGRGFAVVAEEIRKLAEDSKKSASQIEQLIRDVQKDTGEASSIIDVMNKTVITGKKASDEASKVFGDIEKSNTHTFDHSKDILTATTAQKENVSKVVSISEAVVVIAEETAAGTEQTASGVAELSSGMKSFYEKAKQMEDVASLLKEEIKKLTLIKE comes from the coding sequence ATGTTCGATAAAAAATTATCACTCAGCAATTCAACTATTGGAAAAAAAATAAGGGTTAGTTTCATTTTGATTATTACGATCAATGTTATTTATGGGATCTATACTTTTTTCACTCTCTCCAAGAGCATAGATGTATTGGACAAAGTCAACAATGAGATCAATCGATCTGTCGATACCATAAATGAATTCAGAAATATTGTTGAGAATTCAAGATCATACGCCACCAACTGGGTTTACGTTTCAAAATATGAAAAGGACAAAGAAAAGCTGAGAGAAATACACAATAATGCTTATCCTATTCTAAAGAAAAAGCTTCTCACTCAAATCGACAGTACATCCAAAGCAAGCTCGATTGATCAAATACTCGCAAGTACGGTAGCATCATATGACAGTATTTTAGTGAGTCAAAAAACCATTGTAGAGATTCTTCACTCTGAGGAAGAATATGCAGATATCATCAATGTGCTTATCAGTGAAGAATTGCTAGAAAGAAATATTATCCCAAAATCTGGAATCCTGGTAGAGAGAGTAAATGAAATTTTAACACAAAAAAAGCAGGAGCTATCCAGCATCACCAGTGATATGGAAAGCTCCTTTAACTCGCTTAATTTCATGATACTTATTCTAAGTATTATAGGAACTGTTATTGCGATACTTATTGCAAACTGGTTATCTAAAAATATTACGAATCCATTGAAAACCCTTCAGGAAAAAGTCTCATTGATGAGTGAAGGGATTATCACCGATTCCATCTCCATTAAAAGTGAGGATGAAATTGGAAAAATGAGTCGGGGGATAAATTCTTTGATAGAAAGCTTTGAACGCTTATCAACATTCTCAAGTGAAATAGAAAAAGGGAATCTAGAAGCTGAATTCAGCGCGAGAAGTTCCCAAGATGTTTTAGGGAATTCGTTGATTTCGATGAGAAATAACCTTAAAAAAGTGATCGATGATACCAATGAAGTGGTACGAATGGCTGGTGAGGAAGGGGTTCTGAGTGCCAAAATTGACACCTCTGACAAGCAAGGAGCATGGCGAGACTTAAGTGTTGCAATTAATAACCTATTGGCATCAATTTCAAGTCCAATGCTCCTGCTAAACGACATCACTCTGGCCATGTCAAAAGGTGACTTAACAAAAAAATATGACCGCCTTGAAAAAGGTGAAATTTTCAATCTGACTGACTCACTAAATAAGGCGATTATTGAACTTAACAACTTATTAAATAAAATATCTAAAAACTCAGATATTGTAGATCAATCATCAGGAGAGATGCTAAGTGTAAGTGAGGAGATGAATACAAATACAAAAGAGATTGCTTCTGCTATAGGAGAAATCAGCTCTGGAGCCCAGAATCAAGTCACTCAAGTAGATGAGGTGTCTTCTTTGATTGAGGGAATACTGAAGTCATCCAACGACATGGAAGAAAGAGCAACTGCCATCAATGTAGCCGCAAAAGTTGGATTTGAAAGCGGGGAAAAAGGCCGAGAAATGATAGAAAATATTTCCAATAGCATTAATCAAATAGCCATTTATGGAGAAAAAACAAATGCCTCTATTGATGTTTTAACTGGTAGGTCGAAAGAGATCACTCGCGTTCTTGATGTCATATCAGAGATAGCAAGCCAGACGAACCTCTTGGCATTGAATGCTGCCATTGAAGCTGCGCAAGCTGGTGATGCCGGGAGAGGATTTGCAGTAGTGGCTGAAGAAATACGGAAGCTTGCCGAAGATTCAAAAAAATCAGCTTCTCAAATTGAGCAACTTATCAGAGATGTTCAAAAAGATACAGGAGAGGCTTCAAGTATAATAGACGTAATGAACAAGACAGTGATCACCGGGAAGAAAGCCTCCGATGAGGCTTCAAAAGTATTTGGCGATATTGAAAAATCAAATACACATACATTTGACCACTCTAAAGATATCCTCACCGCGACTACTGCACAGAAGGAGAATGTGTCAAAAGTTGTTTCAATTTCAGAAGCTGTGGTCGTCATCGCAGAGGAAACTGCGGCTGGCACAGAACAAACAGCTTCAGGAGTTGCGGAGCTTTCTTCAGGAATGAAAAGTTTTTATGAGAAAGCAAAACAAATGGAAGATGTGGCTTCCCTGCTCAAAGAAGAAATAAAAAAATTGACTTTGATTAAAGAATAG